A section of the Hirschia baltica ATCC 49814 genome encodes:
- a CDS encoding ActR/PrrA/RegA family redox response regulator transcription factor encodes MDAEFKPDEVIAALEDKSLLVLDDDAPFRGRLARALTQRGFTVSACGTVAEAKDVARLNPPAFAVLDLRLEDGSGLDVVQTLHEHKEDARAVILTGYGAIATAVAAVKAGAVDYLSKPVDIDDVIKALLTKAGNKPEPPENPMSADRVRWEHIQRVYELCDHNVSETARRLNMHRRTLQRILAKRAPR; translated from the coding sequence ATGGACGCTGAATTCAAGCCAGATGAAGTAATTGCTGCTTTGGAAGATAAATCCCTATTGGTGCTGGATGATGATGCACCATTTCGAGGTCGGTTAGCGCGTGCTTTGACCCAACGTGGTTTTACGGTTTCTGCTTGCGGCACGGTGGCTGAGGCTAAAGACGTCGCGCGTTTAAATCCGCCAGCATTTGCTGTGTTGGATTTGCGGTTGGAAGATGGTTCTGGATTAGATGTTGTGCAGACACTTCATGAGCATAAAGAAGACGCCCGCGCTGTTATTCTGACGGGTTATGGCGCTATCGCAACGGCGGTCGCGGCGGTAAAAGCGGGTGCAGTGGATTATCTCTCAAAACCCGTTGATATTGATGATGTGATTAAAGCACTTCTGACAAAGGCTGGTAATAAACCTGAGCCGCCTGAAAACCCGATGTCAGCTGATCGTGTGCGCTGGGAACATATTCAACGCGTATATGAATTGTGTGATCACAACGTGTCTGAAACAGCTAGACGTCTGAATATGCATCGCAGGACTTTGCAGCGCATTTTAGCCAAGCGCGCACCGCGTTAA
- a CDS encoding ActS/PrrB/RegB family redox-sensitive histidine kinase, with translation MTQTDNSAANERANDITPLIDLAPEGLAGVGSVFGRTRVRTLVSLRWIAVVGQVFAVLFVYYGLGYDLPLSGCLAVISASAWVNVVLTALHPAQRLASQKETALQSAFDVVQLTTLIGLTGGLDNPFSFMIVAPVTVAASRLRPGYALLLLGLGLVCLGILSLISVPLPWIEGETLSLPSTYRWGLFASVAIGLTFFAVSSWRTGRDEARLVRALEAAEEVLAKEQRLSALGALSAATAHELGTPLATIHLVAKELQRATDEKSETYEDVALIAEQAERCRNILRQISRRGEASDAAHAKLPVLALIKEISDPHAGLGIDIQLSSEPLEGHVGETMFPPEIRRRPEIIHALGAFVENAVSFAEKEVQVAARWSEEELRIYIIDDGPGFSSTVLPKLGEPYLSQRGENQIGGGMGLGFFIARTLLERTGARMKPYNRRAPAKGAVVRISWMLNTIRAAPGWSEE, from the coding sequence ATGACTCAAACAGATAATTCAGCAGCCAATGAACGTGCCAATGACATCACCCCATTAATTGACCTCGCGCCTGAGGGGCTAGCGGGGGTTGGATCTGTATTCGGGCGCACACGTGTCCGTACGCTTGTAAGCTTGCGTTGGATTGCTGTTGTCGGTCAGGTATTCGCTGTTTTATTTGTGTATTATGGCTTGGGATATGATCTGCCACTGTCAGGATGTCTAGCTGTTATTTCAGCATCAGCATGGGTGAATGTCGTTTTGACTGCGCTTCATCCTGCGCAACGTCTAGCCAGTCAAAAAGAAACGGCTCTTCAGTCCGCTTTTGATGTTGTCCAACTCACAACTTTGATTGGTCTAACCGGTGGATTGGATAATCCATTCTCTTTTATGATTGTTGCGCCGGTAACGGTTGCCGCTTCAAGGTTAAGGCCTGGATATGCTTTGCTGCTATTAGGTTTGGGGCTTGTGTGTCTGGGGATATTGTCTCTGATATCCGTGCCATTGCCATGGATAGAAGGGGAGACACTTAGTCTACCTTCAACCTATCGCTGGGGCTTGTTTGCAAGCGTGGCTATTGGGCTAACCTTTTTTGCTGTTTCATCTTGGCGAACAGGACGAGATGAGGCCCGCCTCGTGCGTGCGCTTGAAGCGGCGGAAGAAGTGTTGGCCAAAGAGCAGCGCTTGTCCGCGCTTGGTGCATTATCAGCTGCAACAGCGCATGAATTGGGAACACCATTAGCGACAATTCACTTAGTTGCCAAAGAGCTCCAACGTGCCACTGACGAGAAAAGCGAAACATATGAAGATGTTGCTTTGATTGCCGAGCAAGCAGAGCGTTGCCGCAATATCCTCCGCCAAATCTCAAGACGGGGAGAGGCGAGTGATGCGGCACATGCCAAACTACCGGTCTTAGCCCTGATCAAGGAAATATCCGATCCACATGCCGGCCTTGGCATTGATATTCAACTATCAAGTGAACCTCTTGAAGGCCATGTTGGTGAAACAATGTTTCCGCCAGAAATACGTAGGCGGCCTGAGATTATCCATGCGCTTGGTGCGTTTGTCGAAAATGCTGTCAGTTTTGCAGAAAAAGAAGTGCAAGTTGCCGCGCGTTGGTCAGAAGAAGAACTTCGCATTTATATTATTGATGATGGGCCGGGCTTTTCTTCAACAGTCTTACCAAAACTTGGTGAGCCATACTTGTCTCAGAGAGGCGAGAACCAGATTGGCGGCGGTATGGGACTTGGCTTCTTTATCGCGCGAACATTGCTGGAAAGAACGGGTGCACGCATGAAACCCTATAATCGCAGAGCACCTGCTAAAGGGGCGGTTGTCAGAATTTCATGGATGTTAAATACAATTCGAGCTGCACCTGGATGGTCAGAAGAATAA
- a CDS encoding SCO family protein, translating into MKKSLLTSALAVTLLVSACGPNNNSSSAGSSGGGSTCASRAYENIGGPISLVDHTGAPVTQEDYKGKETLVYFGFTNCPDVCPFTLSVVGAAMDLLPADVEKPRTLLISVDPEQDTPEALAQYVESNGFPDELIGLTGTPEAIKAAADEFKTSYKRIDAPDSTMGYTMDHLSILYLMDKDWKLKTFFTSEAAPKDVAGCITELADN; encoded by the coding sequence ATGAAAAAATCTCTTCTGACTTCAGCCCTTGCGGTCACTTTGCTAGTAAGTGCTTGCGGGCCTAACAATAATAGTTCTTCCGCAGGTTCGTCAGGTGGAGGATCCACTTGCGCGTCGCGAGCCTATGAAAATATTGGTGGTCCGATATCACTGGTTGATCATACAGGCGCGCCAGTGACGCAAGAGGATTACAAAGGCAAAGAAACTCTAGTCTATTTTGGCTTCACAAATTGCCCCGATGTTTGCCCCTTCACATTATCCGTAGTTGGGGCCGCTATGGACCTTCTGCCAGCAGACGTCGAAAAGCCTAGAACTCTTCTTATTTCTGTTGACCCTGAACAAGATACACCTGAAGCGCTGGCACAATATGTAGAAAGCAATGGGTTTCCAGACGAATTAATCGGACTTACTGGCACGCCAGAAGCGATCAAAGCGGCAGCCGATGAATTTAAAACCAGTTACAAACGAATAGACGCGCCCGACAGCACAATGGGCTATACAATGGACCATCTCTCTATTCTCTATCTCATGGATAAAGATTGGAAATTGAAGACATTTTTTACGTCAGAAGCAGCACCTAAAGATGTGGCCGGATGTATTACTGAACTAGCCGACAACTAA
- a CDS encoding M48 family metallopeptidase — protein sequence MDTKPTHRVNLMANNGQTIEIRLDINSRARRISLKIDSKNREAVAISPGPKYKKATLKFAQERVDWICERLNELPNQQLLEVGHFAPLRGENHLIQTAIKGRTVFIDDSTTPPKLMVPGRSDLTPAKVVGFLKAAARADLTRRVNVHAQTLGVQPASISIKDTRTRWGSCSSKNNLNFSWRLVCAPPYVLDYVAAHECAHLLEMNHSAKFWAHVARCIPDVQPAKQWLNAHGRALHAIG from the coding sequence ATGGATACTAAGCCCACACACCGTGTCAATCTTATGGCCAATAATGGTCAAACTATCGAGATTCGTCTTGATATAAATTCCCGCGCGCGCCGTATTTCATTGAAAATAGATTCTAAAAATCGAGAAGCAGTCGCTATTTCACCCGGCCCCAAATACAAAAAAGCAACATTAAAATTTGCACAGGAACGCGTGGATTGGATTTGTGAGCGCCTTAATGAACTTCCAAATCAACAATTATTGGAAGTGGGGCATTTTGCGCCTCTGCGCGGAGAAAATCACCTCATTCAAACAGCCATAAAAGGCCGTACCGTCTTCATTGATGATTCTACCACACCACCCAAACTTATGGTGCCCGGCCGCTCTGATCTTACGCCGGCAAAAGTGGTTGGATTTCTCAAAGCAGCCGCAAGAGCAGATTTGACACGGCGTGTAAATGTGCATGCGCAAACACTTGGCGTTCAACCTGCTAGTATTTCAATAAAAGACACCCGCACGAGATGGGGGTCTTGTTCTTCTAAAAACAATCTCAATTTTTCATGGCGACTCGTTTGCGCGCCGCCGTATGTTCTAGATTATGTCGCCGCCCATGAATGCGCACACCTTCTGGAGATGAACCATTCGGCGAAATTCTGGGCACATGTGGCGCGATGCATTCCAGACGTTCAACCAGCCAAACAATGGTTGAACGCACATGGTCGCGCATTGCATGCTATTGGCTAA
- a CDS encoding cation:proton antiporter, with product MHDNLILAVAIIGVLGIGAQWLAWRLQAPAIVLMSVAGLFVGPFWAWIFGEPLLNPSQVFASGGEGAHGEKTSSLLGPIVSLAVAVILFEGGLNLRFHELREAGRAVMRLVFIGTPIAWGLGTLAAHYAAGLSWPVAILFAGILVVTGPTVIMPLLRQSKLGGKVGSTLKWEGIVNDPVGALLAVIVYEALRVLSAGENPLYAAGWIFFTAVIAGALGVAFGYGLVHAFRRGWTPEYLKAPILLSAVIACYSFAELIEHETGLVAVTVFGMAMANAKFASLQEVRRFKENIAVLLISGVFVILTANLKPEDIASAFNFPTFAFLFCMLFIVRPISAGLTTLGALEPKESALIGWIAPRGIVAVAISGFFAERMVAAGYPDAERLTTLAFAMAITTVVLHGFTIKPIASWLGLIRTKRPGTLIVGSTPWSVGFAKCLGEAGADVILADSNYGRLRGARQANLDRYYGEVISEEAELQLDHSKFDSVVAVSAIDPYNALVCSHFGPELGRNHAFQLATQDIEDDNPRAINLSARGQILGGKGRTYDALIRDTYRGWTFTKTTLTEGFTLENLKARRPEADLLAELRTDGSLVFLGPDRSAKGGAGVTIISFGPERTVEETEKKSEPEEQSKESDGDAVLDGSKAQSKKRSLLGKVKNQISPNDGPAV from the coding sequence ATGCATGATAACTTAATCCTCGCCGTCGCCATTATCGGTGTGCTCGGTATTGGTGCGCAATGGCTAGCTTGGCGTCTTCAGGCACCTGCAATTGTCTTGATGAGTGTTGCCGGACTATTCGTCGGCCCGTTTTGGGCATGGATTTTCGGTGAACCCTTGCTAAATCCTTCCCAAGTCTTTGCATCGGGTGGAGAGGGAGCACATGGCGAGAAAACAAGTAGTCTTTTAGGTCCGATTGTTTCATTGGCCGTTGCAGTTATCTTGTTTGAAGGCGGATTGAATCTGCGTTTCCATGAATTGCGGGAAGCAGGTCGTGCGGTAATGCGATTGGTGTTTATCGGTACGCCTATTGCGTGGGGGCTAGGCACGCTTGCTGCCCACTATGCAGCAGGGCTTTCTTGGCCGGTGGCTATTTTGTTTGCCGGTATTCTGGTGGTGACTGGTCCCACAGTAATCATGCCATTATTGCGTCAGTCCAAATTGGGGGGGAAAGTTGGTTCCACCCTGAAATGGGAAGGTATCGTGAATGATCCTGTCGGTGCATTGCTGGCTGTGATTGTTTATGAAGCTCTGCGCGTTTTGAGCGCAGGTGAAAACCCCCTCTATGCTGCTGGGTGGATTTTCTTTACTGCAGTTATCGCTGGTGCTTTGGGGGTAGCTTTTGGATATGGTTTGGTCCACGCTTTCCGTCGCGGTTGGACGCCTGAATACCTTAAAGCCCCCATATTATTGTCGGCTGTTATTGCCTGTTATTCATTCGCTGAACTGATTGAACACGAAACCGGACTTGTCGCGGTCACAGTGTTTGGTATGGCGATGGCAAACGCCAAATTTGCAAGCTTACAAGAAGTTCGACGTTTCAAAGAGAATATCGCGGTATTGTTGATTTCAGGGGTGTTTGTCATCCTGACGGCAAATCTGAAACCAGAAGACATTGCTTCTGCGTTTAATTTCCCAACATTCGCTTTCTTATTCTGTATGCTATTTATTGTTCGCCCAATTTCAGCAGGTCTGACAACGCTTGGGGCATTGGAGCCCAAAGAATCAGCCTTGATCGGGTGGATAGCGCCTCGCGGTATTGTGGCTGTTGCTATCTCTGGCTTCTTTGCTGAAAGAATGGTGGCGGCAGGATACCCAGATGCAGAGCGTCTAACCACACTTGCTTTCGCGATGGCAATCACAACTGTTGTGTTACATGGGTTTACAATCAAACCGATTGCGAGCTGGTTGGGACTTATTCGAACAAAAAGACCGGGAACTTTGATTGTTGGTTCGACGCCTTGGAGTGTCGGGTTTGCCAAATGTTTGGGAGAAGCCGGTGCCGATGTGATATTGGCTGATTCCAATTATGGTCGATTGCGCGGTGCTCGTCAGGCGAATCTAGACCGGTATTATGGTGAAGTGATTTCTGAAGAAGCTGAATTGCAGCTAGACCACTCCAAATTTGACAGTGTCGTCGCAGTGTCTGCAATTGATCCTTATAACGCGCTAGTGTGTAGTCATTTCGGACCAGAGCTAGGGCGCAATCACGCCTTCCAATTGGCGACACAAGATATTGAGGACGACAACCCAAGAGCTATCAACCTATCTGCGCGTGGCCAGATTTTAGGTGGTAAGGGCCGTACATATGATGCGCTTATTCGTGATACCTATCGGGGCTGGACTTTCACCAAAACGACACTGACTGAAGGCTTTACGTTAGAAAACCTGAAAGCACGTCGGCCAGAGGCTGATTTGTTAGCTGAATTGCGTACAGATGGTAGTCTTGTTTTCCTTGGTCCTGATCGGTCCGCAAAAGGCGGCGCTGGTGTGACTATCATAAGCTTTGGCCCAGAGCGCACAGTGGAAGAGACTGAGAAAAAATCAGAGCCAGAAGAACAATCTAAAGAATCTGACGGAGATGCAGTGTTAGATGGTTCAAAGGCGCAATCTAAAAAGCGTAGTTTACTTGGTAAAGTAAAGAACCAAATCTCGCCTAATGATGGTCCGGCAGTTTAG
- a CDS encoding endonuclease/exonuclease/phosphatase family protein has product MTQISVTTFNCENLMMRCDFSAQTIPDLGNKITLIDDSEKANQIDELFNVLSEDDRTLTAQALSASQADICCLQEVENLVTLTAFHNRYLRRWLKKGYFYRALVEGNDQRGIDVGVLSRVKIIRKLSHADKTYADLNIKPPLGCHENDRIFRRDCLEIEVEKEGKSLTLFVCHFKSMHGGRTETKPVREAEAKAVRILIEQRFADPEAENWIALGDFNDYFELDGATLFDHGLGPLIRDGFAIDAGVTLEKSPLNRWTHYYSHGDVYGALDHIFMSPSLAARNQDARLRIVRAGQPLRANRYKGHRFGGVGWMRPKSSDHCPLSVTLSI; this is encoded by the coding sequence GTGACACAAATTTCAGTGACGACGTTTAATTGCGAAAATTTGATGATGCGGTGTGATTTTTCAGCGCAAACCATTCCCGACCTTGGAAACAAAATCACGTTGATTGATGATTCAGAAAAAGCCAATCAAATTGATGAGCTTTTTAATGTCTTATCTGAAGATGATCGCACTTTGACGGCGCAAGCCTTATCGGCTTCTCAGGCAGATATTTGCTGTTTGCAAGAAGTTGAAAACCTTGTCACTTTGACAGCATTTCACAATCGGTATCTACGGCGATGGCTTAAAAAAGGTTATTTTTACAGGGCGTTGGTAGAAGGCAATGATCAACGCGGTATTGATGTTGGGGTTTTGTCGCGCGTTAAAATCATACGCAAATTAAGCCATGCCGACAAAACCTACGCAGATTTAAACATTAAGCCGCCTTTGGGTTGCCATGAAAATGACCGCATTTTTCGCCGCGATTGTTTAGAGATAGAGGTTGAAAAAGAGGGTAAGTCACTCACGCTGTTTGTGTGTCATTTCAAATCCATGCATGGCGGTCGAACGGAGACGAAGCCTGTTCGAGAGGCTGAAGCGAAGGCGGTCCGTATACTCATCGAGCAGCGTTTTGCTGATCCTGAAGCAGAAAACTGGATCGCGCTGGGAGATTTCAATGATTATTTCGAGCTAGATGGTGCAACGCTTTTTGACCACGGATTAGGGCCTTTAATCAGAGATGGGTTTGCTATTGATGCAGGTGTCACTCTTGAGAAATCTCCGTTAAATCGCTGGACGCATTACTATAGTCATGGTGATGTTTATGGTGCACTGGACCATATATTTATGTCTCCTTCTCTTGCTGCACGTAACCAGGATGCAAGACTGAGGATTGTTAGGGCAGGGCAGCCATTGAGAGCAAATCGATATAAAGGGCACCGCTTTGGTGGTGTGGGGTGGATGCGTCCCAAATCTTCAGACCATTGCCCATTGTCCGTGACTCTTAGTATATAA
- a CDS encoding tetratricopeptide repeat protein has translation MSTKLSVQQLLHQGMSLYNQKDYRRAYDVFSKAKKLAPQNFDAVYLLAVCLNQLGRLEDAKKQFLNAIQLNPSHAEAINTLGNVLSKQGKLFSAIKMYRKSVKANVNYLPAFLNLAQKLIVAGQHAEAQQYLRRILEAEPNNTLALIAMADAYLGCNQFEDALEYLLRAQAISPENAYIEFRFIQICLSRCEFDEVEKNLSAYEKKHGLSAEVTQLKAKYYFEAGKYNEAQIFIGNCLKAYDDQILMGLLLKLEGLKLPRPEFINYVSKAVETYESKPEYLLVALESLIDVEAYEQAKMFFEKLPKSITQQVEFLTLGAGIYENWPEGWTLASRLAQRALDQQPENEVIATRLVRVLLKTAKVKKASEIVDIWRKNLPNSQFWLAYETTVLRVLDTEKYKQICNYNEMVQVYELETPKGYASMESFNADLAQAITDLHTYEQTPLDQSVRLGTQSLRSLEFEKSPVIQKYIEALKVPIMAYIEHLKQFDHLQLGARITDGFNIQGCWSVRLSAGGRHVNHIHPDGWISSAYYVKTPKKSEIEKDGWIKFGEPPFVIEGGDGVERWIKPKAGQLVLFPSYFWHGVSPVISDEIRITAPFDLVPTLPACSL, from the coding sequence ATGAGTACAAAATTGAGTGTTCAGCAGCTACTTCATCAAGGAATGAGTTTATATAACCAAAAAGATTATCGGCGAGCATATGATGTTTTTAGCAAAGCGAAGAAACTAGCTCCGCAAAACTTTGACGCGGTTTACTTGTTGGCTGTGTGTCTAAATCAGTTGGGGCGGCTGGAAGATGCAAAAAAGCAATTTCTAAATGCAATTCAATTAAACCCAAGCCATGCTGAAGCAATAAATACACTTGGAAATGTATTGTCAAAACAGGGGAAACTGTTTTCAGCCATAAAAATGTATCGCAAGTCTGTAAAAGCAAATGTAAATTATCTCCCTGCTTTTTTGAACCTCGCGCAAAAACTCATAGTGGCGGGTCAGCATGCTGAAGCCCAGCAATATTTACGTCGTATATTGGAAGCGGAGCCGAATAACACATTAGCACTCATTGCTATGGCAGACGCTTATTTGGGATGTAATCAATTTGAAGATGCTTTAGAATATCTGTTAAGGGCTCAGGCAATTTCGCCTGAAAATGCATATATAGAATTTCGATTCATTCAAATATGTCTATCGCGTTGTGAGTTTGATGAAGTTGAGAAAAACCTGTCTGCTTACGAGAAAAAGCATGGTTTATCTGCGGAAGTCACACAGCTTAAAGCAAAGTATTATTTTGAAGCAGGCAAATATAATGAAGCACAAATATTCATTGGTAATTGTCTAAAAGCCTATGACGATCAGATTTTAATGGGGCTTCTTTTGAAGCTTGAAGGATTGAAATTACCAAGGCCAGAATTTATCAATTATGTATCAAAAGCGGTGGAAACTTATGAGAGCAAACCGGAGTATTTGCTTGTTGCTCTGGAGAGTTTGATAGATGTCGAAGCCTATGAACAAGCTAAAATGTTCTTTGAGAAACTTCCTAAAAGTATAACGCAGCAAGTTGAATTTTTGACTCTTGGGGCGGGTATTTATGAGAATTGGCCAGAGGGTTGGACTTTAGCATCTCGGCTTGCGCAACGTGCATTAGATCAACAACCCGAAAATGAAGTTATTGCTACCCGATTGGTTCGCGTGTTGCTGAAGACTGCTAAAGTGAAAAAAGCTTCTGAAATCGTCGATATTTGGCGAAAAAATTTGCCGAACAGTCAGTTTTGGCTGGCTTATGAAACGACTGTTTTGCGCGTTTTAGACACTGAAAAATATAAACAAATTTGCAACTACAATGAGATGGTTCAGGTATATGAACTTGAAACGCCAAAGGGGTATGCCTCTATGGAAAGTTTCAATGCTGATTTGGCGCAAGCTATCACGGATCTGCACACCTATGAGCAAACGCCGCTTGATCAATCGGTACGTTTGGGCACCCAGTCGCTTAGGTCTCTAGAATTTGAAAAAAGTCCAGTTATTCAAAAATATATTGAAGCACTGAAAGTGCCGATAATGGCTTATATCGAGCATTTAAAGCAATTTGATCATTTGCAATTAGGCGCGCGCATAACAGATGGTTTTAATATCCAAGGGTGTTGGTCTGTACGACTTTCTGCAGGAGGACGACATGTCAATCATATCCATCCTGATGGTTGGATCAGTTCTGCTTATTATGTGAAAACACCTAAAAAATCAGAAATTGAAAAAGATGGGTGGATTAAATTTGGAGAGCCGCCTTTCGTAATTGAGGGGGGAGACGGCGTAGAGAGGTGGATAAAACCAAAAGCAGGTCAACTTGTTTTGTTTCCGTCATATTTTTGGCATGGGGTGAGCCCTGTTATTTCTGATGAAATTCGCATAACAGCTCCTTTCGACTTAGTGCCGACTTTACCGGCGTGTAGCTTATAA